Below is a genomic region from Altererythrobacter sp. Root672.
GGGTTGAGGAATAGCCACAAGAAGCAGGCGATCGCCAACATCACTACTGACGACTGCAGCGTGAACACCGCGGCAATCGACCACACGATCACATTGACCAGCAGCAGCGTGCGCAGCGGGTTCTTGCCCAGGCCTGTCTTGGCGATGACTAGGCCGCTGATGACAAAAGCGCATGAAGCGAAGGCCCACAGAAGGCCCCACTGTTGCACTTCGAGCAACGACAGGCCGTAAGCATCCATCAGCGCCATGAACACGCCGCCGAGCAGGTTGTTGAACGAGGCGAACAGGATCAGCGCGAACAGCCCCGGCACCGCGGCGATGACCTTGATCGTGCCGCGCAAGTCCACTTCCCGGCGCGCGCCGGTCGTCTCTGCATGGGGCGCAGGCTCGTCCAGCGGCACCAGCAGTAGGTGCACGAACGCAATGGCGGTCAGAGCAAGGGCGGCGGCGAGAGTCGCCCCCATGCCGCCCCAGGCGACGAGGAACCCGCTGATCGCCGAGGTCAGTACGAAGCCAATCCCGGTGACCATGCCGACGAGGCCGTTCGCCTTGTCGCGGCGGTCTTCGGGGATCAGTGCCGTCACGAGCGTGGGCAGGGCGATCATACGGATGTTTCCGCCGATAACGCCGAACATCACCAGCAGGATGAACAGCCACAACTCCACGCTCGCGACTTTGGTGAACGCCGCCTCGGGTATGAGGAAGTGGAACGCGAACGAGGCCGCGTAGAGCACGAACGACACCGCGCTCGAGGCGAGCATGATCCGGCGCTTGCGGTGATGATCGACCAGGCTGCCAAACCAGATCGCGAAGCCGGCGGTCATGATCAGGTAGATCCCGCCGATCGTTCCAGTCACGAAAACCGAGCGGGTTTCGAGGAAAGCCCAGAACACCAGCGCGAACCAAACGGTGAAGTTGGTCACGTTCTGAATCAGGTTGTTGGCGAGTATCTTGTGAAACGCGGTCATCCGGTGCAGCTATCGGCATCCGGAACAACAACGCAAGTTGAGGGTACATAATCCGGACGGCTCATGAGGGTGAAATAGGCCGAAAAACAGGGAGTAATACACTGCCCCAGACCCAACTGCTCCGCCGCGCGAGTTTGATCGCCGGCACACTAGCCATCGCCCTGGCCGTCCCCGCAGCCGCGCAGGACGAGGACGCCCAGCAAGAAGTGAAGGAACCACGGCGCTACCGCCTGACGGCCGGCCTCCAGTTCTTCCCCCGCTATCCCGGATCGGACGAATTGCAGCCAAGCCCGATGATCAACTTCGACGCCATCCGCGGCGACGATCCGTTCAAGTTCGAAGCGCCCGACGACGGATTTGGCATCGAGATCGTCAAGGCCGGAGGGTTTGCCTTCGGGCCGATCCTCAACTTCGAGGATTCTCGAACCGCCAAGGATGTCGGCGCCGACCTGCCCAAGGTCGACTTCAGCTTCGAAGCCGGCGGCGTCATCAAGTACGACCTCGGCGACCACTTCCGCGTCCGCGGTGAAATTCGCAAGGGCCTGACCGGTCACAAGGGCTGGGTCGGCACCGCCGGCGCAGACGTGATCCTGCGCGATCGCGACAAATGGCTGTTCTCGATCGGCCCGCGCCTGACCTGGAGCGACAACAAGTACCAGGACGCCTATTTCAGCGTCGCTCCGGCCGATGCAGTGGCCAGCGGCCTCCCCGCGTTCGACGCCAACGGCGGCATCCAGGCTTATGGTGCCACGGCCTCCTTCCTCACCCAGTTCTCCGAGAAATTGGGCATCGAGGTCTTCGCCAAGTATGACCGGCTGACTGGCGACGCCGCGAATTCGCCGATCGTCGAGACCTTTGGCTCGCGCGACCAGTTCGCCGGCGGCTTGGCGCTGACCTACACGTTCTTCGACGCTAGGCTCGACAAGATGTTCTGACCTCTACGGTCCGGGGGAGGGATTCCCCTGACTGACAGGGGTCCAGCCTGTGCCCTACTGTGCGCATCGTGCCAGGAGAGCGTGGCGATGCGCATGACATGGCTGATTGCGGCGGCGCTAGGTGTGGGGACCGGCGTTATGGCGCAGGAGATCGTCGAAATTCCGGCGAGCGAAGTCGACGTTGCCAAGCCGGAGGACCTCTACAAGCTCGAGCCTGGCCGCTGGCATCTAGCGCGCCAGCTCTGGGCCGGCTCCGAACCCTGCTCTCCGACCCAGTGCGAGGCCGGCTTCACCTCGGGCGATCTGGTCGTCAGCGCTGAGCATAGTGCAGGCAAGGTGACCATCGTCGCGGCCTTGCGCGGGTGCCCGTCGACCGCGTTCAGCGAACTGGACATCGGCGACAAGGCTTCCAAGTCGGAGCGCAGCAAGATCGCCAAGCAGGTGCAGCGCGTGGTCAAGGGTCTCGGCAAGACCTGCAACGTCACCCCGCCTGCCGTGACCGCCCTAACCGGGGACTGGCTGTTTCCGGACCCCGCAGCCGGTTGAGCGGTTTGGGTGAAACAAAGGAGATCGTAATGCGAGCACTCAAAACCCTTGCCGTTCTACTGCCGCTAGTTGCGGCCACGGCCTGCACGACCACCGATCAGTCCGCCACGGGTCCGCAGTCGCTTTCCGGCAACGCCTGGAAGCTCTCCTATTTCCAGTCCGCCGATGAAGCCAAGGGCCGCGAAGTGCCGCCGAGCCCCGAGAATTACTCGGTCGAATTCATGACCGACGGCACCGCAGCCTTTCGCCTCGACTGCAACCGGCTGACCAGCCAGTGGGCCAGCACGACGAGCGGGACGATCTCGTTCAGTCCAGGCGCGATGACCCGCGCATTCTGCGGCGAGGCGGCGTGGGACACACGGATCGCGCGCGATCTCGGTTCTGTCCGGAACTATGCGATCGTTGGCGATACGCTCAGCCTGACGCTCGCGGGTGAGAGCGGTACTTACGTTTGGAAGCGTTGAGAACCTGGATGGGGGCTTAGTTCAAGATCCTCCCCAGAATGGGGAGGGGGACCATGCGCAGCATGGTGGAGGGGCAGGCGCGACCAAACGCTCCCTCGAAAGGTCGGAGCAACGCGAGGGTGCCCCTCCACCAACCTTTGGTCGGTTCCCCTCCCCGTGCCGGGGAGGATTGGCGTCCTTCAACCGCGAGAAACTAACTTTCGTCAGTATGGTCCAAAATAGGACAGGCCCTCACGTCCCTCTAGCGGTCTACGCATTTCTCCGTAGACCCGGCAGCGAGCGCGCGATCTTTCTTTACGCGACCCGGAGGAAAGCGCGCTCACCTTTCCCAAAACATCGCCCTAACCGCCGACGCTGGTCTCAGCCCCGTCAGGATCGACGAACCGCGCGATCCGCCGTCCTGGGAGCTCGGTAGGCGGCATGATGAACTCGATCCCGCGCTGATCGCGCTCGGCGTAGAAGGCGTCGAGGTCGTCGCTGGCGAAGGCCAGCTCGCAGCTTCCCGCCGGATAGCCCTCGGACACCGGGTGCAGCGCCAGCGTGGTTGGCCCTGTTTCGAACTCGGTCCACTCGGGCGTCGCGAACTTGAGCGTCAGTCCCAAGGCATCGCGGTGGAACGCCACCGCACGGTCCATGTCGGCAACGAACTTGATGACGTAGCGCAAGCGCATGGCTTCCTCTCCCGAACGAGCGGCAGCGACCCAAGCGCGTTATACTTCACCCCGCGAGCACCGTCACAAACGAAAGAGGGCGCCGAAACCGGCGCCCTCGATCATGTTCGACAATACCGAGAGGCTTAGCCGCCCAAGGTCATCCGCACGAAGTCGACCGTCTGCCGGGTGGCAGCGGCGAATTCGGTTTCGGTCGCCTTGAAGGCGCCGAAGTGGGCGAACTGGTCGGGGGTCATGCCGTCGTACTCGTAAGCCGCGCGGAAGCTCGGCAGCTTGAGCAGCTTTTCGACGCTCGCCTTGTTCGGCTCGCGGTCGATCGCCTTGGGGTCGAACGGCTCGAGCCCGGCGGTCATCAGGCCGGCGATGTAGCCCGGAGGGCAGGTGTAGACCATGTCGCTGCCGGCGAAGTCCTGGATGTGGCGGCTGACATTCTTGCCCGTGCGGTCATCCTTTTCGACGCGCATCGAGCACTGCAGCATCTTCGACGGGTGGCCGATTTCCTTGCCGTGATGATAAGCGCGCTTGAGCACGGCTTCTTCGCCGTCGCGGATTTCGGACATGGTCAGCTCGATGCCGCGGGCCTTGGCTTCGGTCTTCCAATCGCTCAGCTCGCCGAGGCGGGCCGACATGTGGGTGATGACCGAGCGCCACTTGGACAGGTCGATACCAGCGGCCTGGGCGCGCAGCAGGCCGGCGCTGACCGCCGCCCGGCAACGCAAGTACTGCGGCACGGTGAAGCTGGTGGTGTTGTTGGTGCTGATGCCAAGCGCGGTCAGCTCTTCGAGAACCTCGTAGCCTTCCTTCGAGCCCGGCAGCTTGACCATGACGTTTTCGCCCTGCGCCGCGATGGTCAGGCCCTGGGCCAGCATCTTGTCGCCATCGCGCACGAAGCGCGGATCGACCTGGCCCGAGAGGAAGCCGAACTTGCCGCCCGACTTGTCGTAGACCGGGCGAATCGCGTCGGCGCCCTTCTTCACCAGGTCGAGGTACATCGCCCAGTACACGCCCTCGACATCAAGGCCGGGGTTCTTGGCGGCGATCTGCTTGATCTCGGCCGACCACATTTCCGGCGCCAGCTTGATCGCCTGGAGGCTCAGCGGCGGGTTGGTGGTGACGCCACGGAAACCCATGGTGCCCTGCGACTTGATCGTCGCGTCGTCATAGAAGCGGGTGAGCTGGGCATCCCATTCGGCGCGCTGGCCTTCGGGTGCCTTGGCCAGCGTCTCTTCCTTCCAGCTCGGGAAGATCAGCGGGCTGCTGTCCCACCAGATCTCGGCATCCGCGTTGGTCGCTGCGAGCTGTTCGAGCGGGTGAAGGGCGGAAGCGGCGACCGGCTTGGTCAGCACTTGTTCGTTCATCAATTCTCTCCGGCAAAGGCGCGCAAGACGTCGCCCATGAAATCGGAACCCCCCTAGCAAACTCAAGCCGCAGGATAACCCCCTTGCGTGCTTGGGGCGGCGACAGTTGTTCTTTTGCATCGCCCAGGGTTCTGACCGGCCTTCCCGTTCGCGCGGCGGTAGGTATGGGAAGTCCGAATTAAGCCAAGGAATTGATGCCATGCATTTGAGCCACGACCCGGCCGCGGCCCCCGCCGAAGAGATCGAGTTCGCGGACTTCCTGCGGGTCGACATTCGCGTCGGCACCATTGTCGCCGCCGAGCCCTTTCCCGAAGCGCGCAAGCCGAGCCTGAAGCTGCGCATCGATTTCGGCCCGACGATCGGGGTGAAGAGAAGCTCGGCGCAGATCGCCACGCTTTATGAGGCCGATACGCTGGTCGGGCGGCAAGTGGCGGCGGTCGTGAACTTCCCGCCACGCCAGATCGGCAAGGTCTTGTCCGAAGTACTGACCGTGGGGTTCGCCGATGAGGAGGACCGTGTGGTGCTGTTCTCGCCCGACAAGCCCGTGCCGAACGGTTCGCGGTTGTTCTGAGGATCCTCCCCGAGCTTGTCTCGGGGAGGGGGACCGCCGGCGAAGTCGGTGGTGGAGGGGCGCTGTGCTGTTCCGCCTACCCCTCCGTCACGCGCCTTCGACGCGCGCCACCTCCCCGAGACAAGCTCGGGGAGGAATTCCGTGTTGCTTAATTTGCAACTGGGGGTTCCCCTGCGCGATTTAGGCAGTAAGGGGCGCGCACTAAATTTCCGGAACTCCAGCCTATCTGGTAACGTTCGGCAGACAGGAGGGCCCCCCGGCCATGCGCACCCGCCTCTATTCGCTCGAAGAGCTCAACGACATTCCCGGCACCACGGTGTTCAACGCGATCCGCAGCCGGCAGGCCTATCACCTGCACAAGTTCTGCATGTCGCTGATGCAGGAAGAAAACCGCGAGGCCTTCAAGGCTGACGAGAACGCCTATCTCGATCGCTTCCGCATGAGCGACGAACAGAAGCAGGCGGTGCTCGATCGCGACTTCACCAAGCTGATCGACCTAGGCGGGAACATCTATTTCCTGGTCAAGCTGTCGAACACCGACGGCTGGAGC
It encodes:
- a CDS encoding META domain-containing protein, translating into MRALKTLAVLLPLVAATACTTTDQSATGPQSLSGNAWKLSYFQSADEAKGREVPPSPENYSVEFMTDGTAAFRLDCNRLTSQWASTTSGTISFSPGAMTRAFCGEAAWDTRIARDLGSVRNYAIVGDTLSLTLAGESGTYVWKR
- a CDS encoding MipA/OmpV family protein — translated: MIAGTLAIALAVPAAAQDEDAQQEVKEPRRYRLTAGLQFFPRYPGSDELQPSPMINFDAIRGDDPFKFEAPDDGFGIEIVKAGGFAFGPILNFEDSRTAKDVGADLPKVDFSFEAGGVIKYDLGDHFRVRGEIRKGLTGHKGWVGTAGADVILRDRDKWLFSIGPRLTWSDNKYQDAYFSVAPADAVASGLPAFDANGGIQAYGATASFLTQFSEKLGIEVFAKYDRLTGDAANSPIVETFGSRDQFAGGLALTYTFFDARLDKMF
- a CDS encoding VOC family protein; the protein is MRLRYVIKFVADMDRAVAFHRDALGLTLKFATPEWTEFETGPTTLALHPVSEGYPAGSCELAFASDDLDAFYAERDQRGIEFIMPPTELPGRRIARFVDPDGAETSVGG
- a CDS encoding tRNA-binding protein, whose amino-acid sequence is MHLSHDPAAAPAEEIEFADFLRVDIRVGTIVAAEPFPEARKPSLKLRIDFGPTIGVKRSSAQIATLYEADTLVGRQVAAVVNFPPRQIGKVLSEVLTVGFADEEDRVVLFSPDKPVPNGSRLF
- a CDS encoding transaldolase family protein, producing the protein MNEQVLTKPVAASALHPLEQLAATNADAEIWWDSSPLIFPSWKEETLAKAPEGQRAEWDAQLTRFYDDATIKSQGTMGFRGVTTNPPLSLQAIKLAPEMWSAEIKQIAAKNPGLDVEGVYWAMYLDLVKKGADAIRPVYDKSGGKFGFLSGQVDPRFVRDGDKMLAQGLTIAAQGENVMVKLPGSKEGYEVLEELTALGISTNNTTSFTVPQYLRCRAAVSAGLLRAQAAGIDLSKWRSVITHMSARLGELSDWKTEAKARGIELTMSEIRDGEEAVLKRAYHHGKEIGHPSKMLQCSMRVEKDDRTGKNVSRHIQDFAGSDMVYTCPPGYIAGLMTAGLEPFDPKAIDREPNKASVEKLLKLPSFRAAYEYDGMTPDQFAHFGAFKATETEFAAATRQTVDFVRMTLGG
- the ligA gene encoding protocatechuate 4,5-dioxygenase subunit alpha, which gives rise to MRTRLYSLEELNDIPGTTVFNAIRSRQAYHLHKFCMSLMQEENREAFKADENAYLDRFRMSDEQKQAVLDRDFTKLIDLGGNIYFLVKLSNTDGWSTQKAVSSMTDLTPDEYAAMMRAGGRSPEGQRSIKGKN
- a CDS encoding MFS transporter → MTAFHKILANNLIQNVTNFTVWFALVFWAFLETRSVFVTGTIGGIYLIMTAGFAIWFGSLVDHHRKRRIMLASSAVSFVLYAASFAFHFLIPEAAFTKVASVELWLFILLVMFGVIGGNIRMIALPTLVTALIPEDRRDKANGLVGMVTGIGFVLTSAISGFLVAWGGMGATLAAALALTAIAFVHLLLVPLDEPAPHAETTGARREVDLRGTIKVIAAVPGLFALILFASFNNLLGGVFMALMDAYGLSLLEVQQWGLLWAFASCAFVISGLVIAKTGLGKNPLRTLLLVNVIVWSIAAVFTLQSSVVMLAIACFLWLFLNPFAEAAEQTTLQKVVPFERQGRVFGFAQSVEQAAAPLTAFVVGPLTEFLVIPFMTTGGGAQAIGYWYGTGPDRGMALVFSIAGVLGVVATIVAFNSRYYRQLSEAYAAPAEPQSAQ